From Nymphaea colorata isolate Beijing-Zhang1983 chromosome 6, ASM883128v2, whole genome shotgun sequence, a single genomic window includes:
- the LOC116255590 gene encoding (S)-coclaurine N-methyltransferase-like: MAYDVTVKAMLGALERNLLPDIVIRRLTRLLLSSRLRLGYKPTAEQQLSDLLQFVHSLKQMPIAVETEKPKSQHYELPTSFFKLVLGENMKYSSCYFRNNSDTLEEAERAMLDIYCERADIKDGQTILDIGCGWGSFSVHIAQKYSNCRVTGICNSTTQKEFIEERCRNLKLSNVEIIAADISKFEMDMTFDRIISIEMFEHMKNYQELLKKISKWMNDESLLFIHYFCHKAFTYHFEDKNDDDWITRYFFTGGTMPSANLLLYFQDHVSIVNHWLVNGKHYAQTSEEWLKRMDANAAEIKPIMESTYGKDSATKWTVYWRTFFISVAELFGYNNGDEWMVAHFLFKKK; encoded by the exons ATGGCGTATGATGTGACGGTGAAGGCAATGCTGGGGGCGTTGGAGCGGAATTTGCTGCCGGACATTGTGATAAGGAGGCTCACGCGGTTGCTGCTGTCGAGCCGCCTGCGGTTGGGATACAAGCCCACCGCCGAGCAGCAGCTCTCCGACCTCCTTCAGTTCGTGCACT CTCTTAAGCAGATGCCCATAGCAGTGGAGACTGAGAAGCCAAAATCACAACATTATGAGCTGCctacttcttttttcaagttagTGTTGGGTGAGAATATGAAATATAG CTCCTGTTACTTCAGAAATAATTCTGATACGTTGGAGGAAGCTGAGAGGGCAATGTTAGATATATACTGCGAGAGAGCAGATATAAAGGATGGGCAGACCATTCTGGATATTGGATGTGGCTGGGGATCCTTTTCTGTACATATTGCCCAGAAATACAGTAATTGCCGCGTAACTGGAATTTGTAATTCAACAACACAAAAGGAGTTTATAGAGGAACGATGCAG aaaTCTCAAGCTCTCCAATGTTGAGATTATAGCAGCTGATATCAGTAAATTCGAAATGGACATGACTTTTGACAGAATAATTTCCATTGAAATGTTTGAG CACATGAAAAACTATCAGGAACTTCTGAAGAAAATATCCAAATGGATGAATGACGAGAGCCTTCTTTTCATTCATTACTTCTGTCATAAAGCGTTCACCTATCACTTTGAG GACAAGAATGATGACGATTGGATAACAAGATACTTTTTCACTGGTGGTACAATGCCTTCTGCTAATTTACTTCTTTATTTCCAG GATCATGTTTCCATTGTCAACCACTGGCTTGTGAACGGGAAGCATTATGCTCAGACAAG TGAAGAATGGCTGAAGAGGATGGATGCGAATGCTGCAGAAATAAAGCCAATAATGGAGTCCACCTATGGAAAGGACTCTGCGACTAAGTGGACTGTTTATTGGCGAACCTTCTTCATCTCAGTAGCAGAGCTGTTCGGCTACAACAATGGAGACGAATGGATGGTTGCACActttttgtttaaaaagaaatga
- the LOC116256318 gene encoding uncharacterized protein LOC116256318, giving the protein MEFFCEAEAVRLRSHNNKFLCVTDDGRSLRLSRNGNAKEAVWQVVCVSLDYRRPILRLKSRAVGCFLKATDAVALMRGIKVGGKVVPCWSDPMDFSLDWEPRREGFQVVLMSRKNGGFLRPHSGPSPWRNAVTLDPSLSKATLTAVAIQQCFLWEVEPADAEPAPSLLVSVFTSLAMDDQLGMRSSSDYEERSITSSRSSTVGTETPGSLSSSTREPNERVISFTMMDHNETDEDDKQFSSITFQGNDVQDMTRKLEEATGLQDIIVCGKNPCDGEVFPLRLPLPPGNLPMRVLLVQSPRCQSPSETLPKPCLASKTWDELARVRNMDFMGGARRIFKKALLDWELPRYPLKFPAK; this is encoded by the exons ATGGAGTTCTTCTGCGAGGCCGAGGCAGTCCGCCTGCGCAGCCACAACAACAAGTTCCTGTGCGTGACGGACGACGGCCGGTCGCTGCGGCTCTCGAGGAACGGAAACGCCAAGGAGGCGGTGTGGCAGGTGGTGTGCGTCTCCCTGGACTACCGGCGGCCAATCCTCCGGCTGAAGAGCCGGGCGGTGGGCTGCTTCCTCAAGGCGACCGACGCGGTGGCGCTCATGAGGGGAATAAAGGTCGGGGGGAAGGTGGTGCCATGCTGGTCCGACCCCATGGACTTCTCCCTTGATTGGGAGCCCCGCAGGGAGGGTTTCCAGGTGGTGCTGATGAGCAGGAAGAACGGCGGGTTCCTCCGCCCCCACAGCGGCCCCTCCCCGTGGAGGAACGCCGTCACCCTCGACCCATCGCTCAGCAAGGCGACTCTCACCGCCGTCGCCATACAGCAGTGCTTCCTGTGGGAGGTGGAGCCGGCCGACGCCGAGCCGGCGCCCTCCCTCCTCGTCAGCGTCTTCACCTCCCTGGCTATGGACGATCAACTGGGAATGAGATCCAGCAGTGACTACGAAGAAAGA AGCATTACCTCCAGTAGGAGTTCAACTGTGGGCACAGAA ACACCTGGTTCATTGTCCAGCTCAACGCGAGAGCCCAATGAAAGAGTGATCTCCTTCACCATGATGGATCATAATGAGACTGATGAAGATGACAAGCAATTCTCATCCATCACATTCCAAGGAAATGATGTTCAAGATATGACAAGGAAGCTAGAAGAAGCAACGGGACTCCAGGATATCATTGTTTGCGGGAAGAATCCGTGTGATGGGGAAGTTTTTCCTTTGCGCTTGCCGCTGCCGCCGGGAAACCTGCCGATGAGGGTTCTGTTGGTTCAATCCCCAAGATGCCAAAGTCCCTCTGAAACTCTACCCAAACCATGTTTGGCTTCGAAGACCTGGGATGAACTTGCAAGAGTGAGAAACATGGATTTTATGGGGGGAGCAAGGAGAATCTTTAAGAAAGCACTACTTGATTGGGAACTTCCAAGATATCCCCTCAAGTTTCCGGCTAAGTAA
- the LOC116256890 gene encoding adenine nucleotide transporter BT1, chloroplastic/mitochondrial-like, producing the protein MGCWDTGVLGKKGKRCIFSASEVVSPWNSIDGILQNWNKMENKVTVPNPDVGFQWNGFFASVGQMGMDVGGPSNPREDVKRQIQAGLLEPESSGSSSTNAVLEHGLRMIGIREKEEEGKANDGVKVKIKKRNVFRVTIRNASLRRLISGAVAGAVSRTAVAPLETIRTHLMVGSSGNSTTEVFRNIMETEGWKGLFRGNFVNVIRVAPSKAIELFAYDTVRKHLSPKPGESPRVPVPASLVAGAIAGISSTLCTYPLELVKTRITIQRGIYNNTLHAFLKIVEEEGPGGLYRGLTPSLIGVVPYAATNYFVYDTLRKAYGKVFKTEEIGNVATLLIGSAAGAISSSATFPLEVARKNMQVGAVSGRQVYRNMLHALTSILEKEGISGLYVGLGPSCMKLVPAAGISFMCYEACKRILVDKQDDE; encoded by the exons ATGGGTTGCTGGGATACAGGGGTCttggggaagaaggggaaaagatGCATCTTCTCCGCGTCAGAAGTTGTCTCCCCCTGGAATTCGATCGATGGTATCTTGCAGAATTGGAATAAGATGGAGAACAAGGTCACAGTACCGAATCCTGATGTGGGCTTCCAATGGAACGGGTTCTTTGCTAGCGTTGGGCAGATGGGCATGGACGTCGGAGGCCCTTCCAATCCCAGGGAAGATGTTAAAAGGCAGATTCAGGCTGGGTTGCTAGAACCCGAGTCCTCGGGCTCGTCGTCGACGAACGCGGTTCTGGAACATGGCCTTCGCATGATTGGAAtcagagagaaggaagaggaggggAAGGCGAATGATGGGGTGAAAGTGAAGATCAAGAAACGGAATGTGTTTAGAGTTACGATTAGAAACGCTTCTTTGAGGAGATTGATCAGCGGGGCGGTGGCCGGAGCGGTTTCAAGGACGGCGGTGGCGCCACTGGAGACGATAAGGACGCATTTGATGGTTGGTAGCAGTGGGAATTCTACAACGGAGGTGTTTAGGAACATAATGGAGACCGAGGGTTGGAAGGGATTGTTTAGGGGGAATTTTGTCAATGTCATCCGGGTGGCGCCAAGTAAAGCAATAGAA TTATTTGCTTATGACACAGTGAGAAAGCATTTGTCCCCTAAACCAGGGGAGTCTCCAAGGGTTCCTGTTCCTGCTTCTTTGGTTGCTGGTGCGATAGCCGGTATTAGCTCCACTTTATGTACATACCCGCTGGAACTAGTGAAAACCCGTATAACGATTCAG AGAGGCATCTACAACAACACGCTGCACGCATTTCTGAAGATTGTAGAAGAGGAAGGGCCTGGGGGACTTTATAGAGGGCTGACCCCAAGCCTTATTGGTGTAGTGCCATATGCTGCCACTAATTACTTTGTTTATGACACACTCAGAAAGGCTTACGGGAAAGTTTTCAAGACTGAAGAAATAGGAAATGTTGCAACTCTTCTTATTGGGTCAGCTGCAGGTGCCATTTCAAGCAGTGCTACTTTCCCACTTGAGGTTGCTAGAAAAAACATGCAGGTTGGTGCTGTTAGTGGAAGGCAAGTCTACAGGAACATGCTCCATGCTTTAACAAGCATATTGGAAAAAGAAGGGATTTCGGGGCTCTATGTAGGGCTAGGTCCTAGTTGTATGAAGTTGGTACCAGCAGCTGGCATTTCCTTTATGTGCTACGAGGCTTGCAAGAGAATACTTGTTGATAAGCAAGATGATGAATGA
- the LOC116256290 gene encoding uncharacterized protein LOC116256290 — MNRKPGDWNCRSCQHLNFSRRDICQKCSEPRSSGDYSSFGGRGGGSSFGGYGTTGSDVRPGDWYCTAPNCGVHNFASRSSCFKCGAFKDDSGGAFDADMPRGNRGGFGFGSSFGGRPGWKSGDWICTRSGCNEHNFASRMECFRCNAPRDSAAG, encoded by the exons ATGAACAGGAAGCCGGGTGACTGGAACTGCAGGTCATGCCAGCACCTGAATTTCAGCCGCCGGGACATCTGCCAGAAATGCTCGGAGCCGAGGTCGTCCGGCGACTACTCTAGCTTCGGCGGCAGGGGCGGTGGCTCGTCCTTCGGCGGGTACGGCACCACCGGATCCGACGTCCGGCCCGGCGACTGGTACTGCACTGCCCCCAACTGCGGGGTCCACAACTTCGCCAGCCGCTCCAGCTGCTTCAAGTGTGGCGCCTTCAAGGATGACTCCGGCGGTGCTTTCGATGCCGACATGCCACGTGGCAATCGGGGTGGTTTTGGGTTCGGGTCCTCTTTTGGTGGCCGTCCCGGCTGGAAATCTGGAGACTGGATTTGCACCAG GTCTGGTTGCAATGAGCACAACTTTGCAAGCAGGATGGAATGCTTCCGATGCAATGCTCCAAGAGACTCTG CTGCAGGTTAA